One Nocardiopsis gilva YIM 90087 genomic window, CTGGCCGGAGCCCTGGCGATGCGCCCCTCCGTCCTCATCCTGGACGAACCGACCGCCGGGCTCGATCCGGCCGGGGTGGAGTCGCTGCTCGCCACGCTGGAGGGGCTGCGCGCGTCCGGCACGACGCTGGTCGTCTCCACCCACGAGGTGGACCTGGCCTACCGGTGGGCGGACCGCGCCCTGGTGATCGATCACGGCGTGCTGGGTGTGGGACCGGTCCGGCAGGTGCTGGGCGACACCGCCCTGCTGTCCGCCGCCCGCCTCCGCCCGGCCTGGGGTCCGGCGGTGGGCCGGGCGCTGCGCACGAGCGGGCTCCTCCCCGACGACGCCCCCGACCCCCGCACGCCGGAGGAGGTCGCGGCGCTGCTCGACAGCGACCGTTGATCTCGGGGATATCGACCGAATAATCGTCGATGTAGGGTCGATATCCCCGAGATCAACGGAAGGTCAGCCTTTCCAGGTGTAGCCGCGGGGGGTGACGAAGCGCCCGGCGACGGCCCGGCTCGCCGAACTGCCGACGAGCACCACGGTGAACATGTCCACGGCGTCCACTCCCCCGGCGAGCATCTCCTCAAGCGTGGTCATGGTGATGTGCTCCCCGTCGCGGGAGGCGTTGTGCACGTGGCCGACGGGGGTGGTCGCGGGCCGGTGTTCCGCCAGGATCTCCAGCGCGCGGGGCAGCTGCCAGTCGCGTTTGCGGCTGCGCGGGTTGTAGAAGCAGACCGTGAAGTCGCCCTCGGCCGCCGCCCGGACGCGGCGTTCGATCGCCTCCCACGGCGTGTGCAGGTCCGACAGCGAGATATAGGCGTGGTCGTGGCCGAGCGGGGCGCCGAGCAGGTTGGACGCGGAAACGGCAGCGGTGATGCCGGGGACCCCCACGACGTCGATGTCGGGACCGGCGAAGTCGAGGGCGGGGCTGGCCATGGCGTAGACCCCGGCGTCGCCGGACCCGATGAGCGCCACGGCCGCGCCGGTCCGTGCCTCCTCGACGGCGGTGCGGGCACGCTCCTCTTCCTGGCCCAGGCCGCTGGTGAGGATCCGGGTTCCGGGCCGCAGCAGGTCGCGCACCTGGTCGACGTACTGGTCGAGGCCGACCACCACGGACGCGCGGCGCAGTTCGGCGACGGCCCGGGGAGCGGTCAGGTCGCGGGCGCCGGGCCCCAGGCCCACGACGGCCAGGCGGCCCGCGGACGCACGCGGGCGACGGCCGCGGTGGCGTTGGCGCTCTTGCGCTTGGCGGCGACCAGCTCGGCACCGCGCCCGGCGCCCGCCGCACCGTGCAGCGCCGCTGCCTCGGCGACGCTCGCGGTGCCGACCTCGGCGCGCACCACCTCGCTGGGGTTGGG contains:
- the cobJ gene encoding precorrin-3B C(17)-methyltransferase: MGLGPGARDLTAPRAVAELRRASVVVGLDQYVDQVRDLLRPGTRILTSGLGQEEERARTAVEEARTGAAVALIGSGDAGVYAMASPALDFAGPDIDVVGVPGITAAVSASNLLGAPLGHDHAYISLSDLHTPWEAIERRVRAAAEGDFTVCFYNPRSRKRDWQLPRALEILAEHRPATTPVGHVHNASRDGEHITMTTLEEMLAGGVDAVDMFTVVLVGSSASRAVAGRFVTPRGYTWKG